The Diceros bicornis minor isolate mBicDic1 chromosome 26, mDicBic1.mat.cur, whole genome shotgun sequence sequence TCCCGGTGCCCACGGCAACAGCTGGAAGCATTGGGAGCTGGGGCTCTGAGAGGTCCAAGCCAGGGCTTTGCTATGTGGCAAAGTGAAGGGATGAGTTCCAGATGGTTCCGCTATTCAGTGGCTATGTGACCTTaccccttctgagcctcagtttcctcacctgtgaaaatgGGGCCGGTGCCCACCTTAAAGCCTCAACTCAGTAGtcccatcacctcctccaggaagccctccctggccCCTTGGACCCAAGCCGGATTAGGGCCCCTTCTAAGCTCCTTTATTGCCTGTGCCCCATCCACAAAGCCCTCGTGCCCCTGGGACTAACTCCCTAGATCTTCGTCCTCCACTGGACCAGCACCCAGGGTCCCGTGCAATAGAGCGTCCTGGATGGGTGGTCTACAGTGCAGAtgtcctgctcccctcccccagctggaGCCCAATCACCTGCATCTTTATCAAGCCCCCCCTGCTTTGGGGCTCAGGCCCTGAGACCCCGACCACCCAGGGCAGGAGCTGGGAGCTACTGGAACCTTGTTGCTCCCTGATGCTGCGGGGcgggggttgggtgtgggactgGGCCCCGCCCTGCTGCCCTCGAAGCAGCGGTGACTAGCCCCTCCCCGCAGCTGATGGACGCCGTGATGCTGCAGCTGACCAGAGCGCGCAACCGGCTCACCACCCCGGCCACGCTGACTCTGCCTGAGATCGCCGCCAGCGGCCTCACGGTCAGTGcctcgggccagcccctgctccaAGAGGGGGCCCACGGCGGGGCCCAGCTTGCCCTGGGAGGGACACGGGGGTCCCAAGGGATCCTGGAAGCCCCACATCGTCATCCATCCGAGTGCTCTGTTGAAGCAGTTTTCTGGGATGGGGTCCTTGGCTTCCATCCTGTGTCTCCCAAATATGTCATCACCCCGGTCTGGGTCAGTGGTTCCCAAGCCCGGCGGTACCTGGGAAGAGTCTGGAAGCCCCAGTCCATGGGATGGGGACGGGGATCCCCCCAGGTGTCTCCGGGGTCTGTGCCTACCCGGTTCTCATCCCACCTGCCTGCCCGGCTCCCCCCAGAGGATGTTCGCCCCCGCCCTGCCCTCTGACCTGCTGGTCAACGTCTACATCAACCTCAACAAGCTCTGCCTCACGGTCTACCAGCTGCACGCCCTTCAGCCCAACTCCACCAAGGTGAGCGCCCCCGTGCGGCCTCCACCCTCCTGCGCGCACCCTGCAGCCCCGCGCCCTGACGGGGCCGGTGCTCTTCTGCCTAGAACTTCCGCCCCGCTGGAGGTGCCGTGCTCCACAGCCCCGGGGCCATGTTGTAAGTATGCCGGCCCCTCCCCACCCGAATCCTCGGCGCctctgggctgggggccaggcTGGCGGCAGCCCTCAGGGAGCCACCCTCTCCCGCCAGCGAGTGGGGCGCACAGCGTCTGGAAGTGAGCCACGTGCACAAGGTGGAATGTGTGATCCCCTGGCTCAACGATGCCCTGGTTTTCTTCACCGTCTCCCTGCAGCTCTGCCAGCAGCTCAAGGATAAGGTGGGGCCCTGGGGGCTGCGGGCCTGGGCCGGGGACCCCCTCCCAGACAGACTGGGCCAGCCAGGCAGCAGGCTGCTAAGCCCCTTCATTCTGGGGGGGATTCCAAGGGCTCCTGTCACGACTCCAAAACACCCCTAAATCTTCAGGCCCCTCCCCGCTGCACACACCAGGCAGACGCACCACGGCGTTGCTGGGCAGCAATATCCTCTCCCTGGCACACTGCCCTTGGATGACCTTGAATCTCCCCTGGGTCATGGAGGGTGCAGCAGGGGCCGGGCCCCCAGCCCCACACTCACCATGTCCCCCACCTCCCGCCCTCCCCAGATCTCCGTGTTCTCCAGCTACTGGAGCTACAGGCCTTTCTGAGCAGAGCACCCCAGGACCCTGTCCCCCGGGGAAATGGCCCCTGCCCAGGGGCTCctgtccccccacacacacccctcagAGTGCCGGCCAGAGCCAGGCCCTGCGGGCTATTTATTTCCCTCTTCGCCCGTCCCGCCTGTCACATGTGCACAGATGGTAATGACCAGGGGGACTGCTGGGAGGGAGGACGCTGGCTTGCTTTCTGTTTGGGATGGGAGGGTCAGGAAGGCGGCCAGAGGTGGAACATGAGGTGGCCCACATTCCGAGCCCTACAGCAGGAACCTTTAGACTCAGGGTGGGGCCAGGCCCAGggttctccttcctccccacGGAGCTGCCCGTGATGGTGAGGGGCAGGGGTGGTGAGGGGCGGGGGTGGCCCTAAGCTGTGagttgggaaggagagaggagaaaacgGGTTGGCTCAGCCACCCCGACAGGGCCTCTCAGAAATAAAGAGCATCCAActttgcctgtctgtctgtctgtctgagtGGGGACCAGCCTGGGGGTCCCTGATGGTCGGAGCCCGGCGGAATACCAGTATCTGAGCGCCTGGGCTCCCTACGCCACCTATGAGAGGGTCCTCTCAGCTGCTGAGGGCCCAGGGATGGTCACAAGGGCTGGGTCTGAGGTTCAGGCCCCGAGTTTGAGCCCAGCTTCTCCTCCCTTGGGCAGTTGCTGGGTGGTCTCCAGCACGTGACTTGAGGTCTCCTGGTGACAGTCATGCCAGCTGAGGCTGTGAGGGCCCCGGTGGGCACCTAGATGAAGCGGTGCCGCGCTCTgcccccccccaccacccccaggaaGCTCAGAACATACTGCAGACTCAGGCTCTGGGCAGACAGGCCGTTGTTACTGTCGCCCCGCAGGACACatgggcagaggggctgggggacTCGCCACATTAAGGTTCCAGGGCCAAGTTGTCCACTCCCCTGGGGCTTTGCTGCAAGAGAGGCACAGGGGGGGCCCAGTGGCTTCACAACTCGGTtccctgcctgcccctctccacagCAGGCCCAGCACCACCCCCCCGccgccccctcctctgcccctgtgAGTACGGCTACCCAGTGCCTGCCCAGCCCAGGAGGCCCGCAGGGCTTACCTTTTTGGGGCTCACCTTCTGGGATCTGGGGGGGCGGCGGCTACAGCAGGTGCAGCAACAGCAGTGGATGCCAGCAAGCAGCAGCAGGAGGAACACGGCGCCTGGGGGCGGGACAGGTGTCCAGATAAGACcctggccctgggctgggaggCTGGTGGGGGGCCAGAGGCAAAGGCCACACTCACTGACGAAGACGAGGAAGATGATGAAGGCAGCGGTGTCCCACTTGGACTGGAACGGCTGGCGGCTGTTCAGTTTCCCCAGCACATCTCGTGCTGTAGTCTCTAGGTCCTTCACCGACAAATCCATCTCAGCTGGAGGGTCCTGGGTGCTACCTGCCCCAGCCCCCCAGAAAGCCGCCTCAGAACCCTGGGCTCCTCTGGGGCCGGGCTACATCCCGGCCTCCCGCAGCCcagccctagccctgcccctgccccctcccacagCACCCCTCTAGGCCCCAGCCCCTACCCCAGCCCCTCTTCTGCTCCTCTCCTTGCCCAGCCCTTCTCCTGGTCCTGACCGTGACCCTGGCCTGGGCAGCACCTTcacctccctctcccccgacaacCCCGCTCCTAGACCTCCAGCTGCCTCGAGCTCCCCAGTCAGGCAGGTCCTGGGTCCTGGGAGCACAGACTACTTCCTGCTTCCGGATCCACACCACCTGAGGCCTTGGCAACCAGCTCCAGCCCTCCGCCAGAGCTCAGGGGAGGCGGGGCCTGCCTCCTGACAGCAGCAGGTGCTGCGGGACCCGGGGAGGGGGCCCCGGCCGTCAGCCTCTTATTCCAGaggtttttcactttttctcagtAGAGCAGACAAGCGGCCTGGAACG is a genomic window containing:
- the ROGDI gene encoding protein rogdi homolog isoform X1: MATAMAATAAERAVLEEEFRWLLHDEVHAVLRQLQDILKEASLRFTLPGSGTEGPAKQENYILGSCGTDQVKGVLTLQGDALSQADVNLKMPRNNQLLHFAFREDKQWKLQQIQDARNHVSQALYLLTNRDESYQFRTGAEVLKLMDAVMLQLTRARNRLTTPATLTLPEIAASGLTRMFAPALPSDLLVNVYINLNKLCLTVYQLHALQPNSTKNFRPAGGAVLHSPGAMFEWGAQRLEVSHVHKVECVIPWLNDALVFFTVSLQLCQQLKDKISVFSSYWSYRPF
- the SMIM22 gene encoding small integral membrane protein 22 isoform X1, with amino-acid sequence MDLSVKDLETTARDVLGKLNSRQPFQSKWDTAAFIIFLVFVSAVFLLLLLAGIHCCCCTCCSRRPPRSQKVSPKKQSPRGVDNLALEP
- the SMIM22 gene encoding small integral membrane protein 22 isoform X2, with product MDLSVKDLETTARDVLGKLNSRQPFQSKWDTAAFIIFLVFVSAVFLLLLLAGIHCCCCTCCSRRPPRSQKQSPRGVDNLALEP